In a single window of the Pieris rapae chromosome 9, ilPieRapa1.1, whole genome shotgun sequence genome:
- the LOC111003696 gene encoding ATP-binding cassette sub-family G member 1 isoform X2, with product MTSDKKMESKGTQIHLPLISRGSRGEISDKVTFSQVKSPPEQLNNGQVLGGSQINLCNGGAGAMALVPKIPNGSACQKKPMATLTHLPKRPPVDIEFSDLSYSVSEGRKRGYKTLLKCINGTFRSSELTAIMGPSGAGKSTLMNILAGYKTSNVSGSILINGKERNLRRFRKLSCYIMQDDCLLPHLTVREAMTVSANLKLGKDMTVNAKNIVIDEILDTLSLKEAEDTRTINLSGGQRKRLSIALELVNNPPVMFFDEPTSGLDSSSCFQCISLLKSLARGGRTIICTIHQPSARLFETFDYLYTLAEGQCIYQGSVRDLVPFMSTMGLHCPSYHNPADYVMEVATGEHGEWVHKLVLAVKKPERPHASASNCVYNNLAKNNIQKEALEIVIDKPTCTVLDLSSSEPTSEKPPIPNSNNLAPVTCTTSLLDSNESFNKKPQHTGFPTSGWKQFWILLKRTFKSIIRDPTLTHLRLISHTVVGLLIGMLYYDIGMDAANVQSNAGCIFFTVMFTMFTAMMPTILTFPMEMSVFVREHLNYWYSLKAFYFAKTIADLPFQIVFSGVYVIIVYFMTSQPMELDRILMFAAVNILTALVAQSLGLLIGAAMKIETGVYLGPVTTIPVVLFSGFFINFDAVPEYLSWLTYVSYIRYGFEGAMLSVYGYDREKLKCSIDFCHYRKPSQFLKYMSMNDANFWVDIGALTVFFIGIRIISYLVLRFKLKMMQ from the exons GGGCTCACAAATTAATTTGTGCAATGGTGGAGCTGGAGCCATGGCCTTGGTCCCGAAGATTCCCAATGGTTCAGCGTGCCAGAAGAAACCAATGGCCACCCTCACACATCTGCCCAAGCGGCCACCTGTGGACATAGAATTCTCAGATCTCTCTTACTCAGTCAGTGAAGGAAGAAAGCGAGGTTATAAAACTCTTCTCAAGTGCATCAATGGTACATTCAGGTCCAGTGAATTGACAGCTATAATGGGACCATCGGGTGCCGGGAAAAGTACTCTTATGAATATCCTTGCTGGTTACAA AACCTCAAACGTGAGTGGCTCAATACTGATCAACGGTAAAGAAAGGAATCTCCGACGCTTCAGGAAGTTGTCCTGCTACATCATGCAGGACGACTGTCTCCTGCCACACTTGACAGTGCGTGAAGCAATGACGGTGTCCGCAAACCTCAAACTAGGCAAAGACATGACTGTCAACGCCAAGAATATTGTTATAGACGAAATCCTCGACACGTTAAGTTTGAAAGAAGCGGAAGACACGCGAACAATAAACCTGTCTGGTGGTCAGAGGAAGCGGCTTTCCATCGCTTTGGAGTTGGTTAATAATCCTCCAGTGATGTTCTTTGATGAGCCGACGTCGGGTTTGGATAGTTCTTCTTGTTTCCAGTGTATATCGTTGCTAAAGTCTCTAGCTAGAGGCGGAAGAACCATCATATGTACGATACATCAGCCGTCTGCGAGGCTGTTTGAGACGTTTGACTATTTGTACACGTTGGCGGAAGGACAGTGTATATATCAGGGATCTGTTAGGGATCTGGTACCTTTCATGTCGACGATGGGCCTGCATTGTCCGAGTTATCACAATCCAGCTGATTAcg TAATGGAAGTGGCGACGGGTGAACACGGCGAGTGGGTTCATAAGTTGGTGCTAGCCGTGAAGAAGCCTGAACGGCCTCATGCCTCTGCCTCCAATTGTGTCTACAACAACCTCGCTAAGAACAACATTCAGAAGGAGGCCTTGGAGATTGTTATCG ACAAGCCCACCTGCACAGTGCTAGATCTCTCAAGCTCGGAACCAACTTCCGAGAAACCGCCGATTCCAAACTCGAACAACCTTGCGCCAGTCACCTGCACCACATCTCTTCTCGATTCCAACGAGAGCTTCAACAAGAAACCCCAACACACCGGCTTCCCAACATCGGGGTGGAAGCAATTTTGGATCTTATTGAAACGGACCTTCAAGAGCATCATAAGAGATCCAACACTGACTCATTTAAGACTAATTTCGCATACAGTGGTCGGTTTGCTTATTGGAATGCTGTATTATGATATTGGAATGGATGCTGCAAATGTTCAGAGCAATGCTGGATGTATTTTCTTCACTGTAATGTTCACAATGTTTACTGCTATGATGCCTACTATTTTAACAT TCCCAATGGAGATGAGTGTGTTTGTGAGGGAGCATCTGAATTACTGGTATTCACTCAAAGCGTTCTACTTCGCTAAGACGATAGCGGACTTGCCTTTTCAG ATCGTGTTTAGCGGTGTCTACGTAATAATCGTGTACTTTATGACGAGTCAACCAATGGAATTGGATCGGATATTAATGTTCGCGGCCGTTAATATCCTCACGGCGCTGGTCGCCCAATCCCTAGGCCTTCTCATTGGTGCCGCTATGAAGATCGAAACGGGGGTCTATCTCGGGCCCGTGACTACAATCCCAGTGGTCCTATTCTCAGGTTTCTTCATCAATTTTGACGCCGTACCCGAATACTTATCTTGGCTCACATATGTCAGTTACATTCGATATGGATTCGAAGGAGCCATGCTATCCGTCTATGGATACGACAGAGAAAAACTCAAATGCTCCATCGACTTCTGCCATTACAGAAAGCCGAGCCAATTCCTCAAATATATGAGCATGAATGACGCAAACTTCTGGGTTGACATCGGTGCTCTAACCGTGTTCTTTATCGGTATTAGAATAATCTCCTATCTAGTTCTAAGATTCAAGTTAAAAATGATGCAGTAG